A single region of the Melioribacteraceae bacterium 4301-Me genome encodes:
- the pdxA gene encoding 4-hydroxythreonine-4-phosphate dehydrogenase PdxA encodes MGDPAGIGPEITVKAFSHKSIHKICKPIVIGDSSVLANAVSFLKSKVKINSIKSVDDAKFSFGTMNVYDLNNVDVKKLKLGKVSAMAGNAAFESVKTAIQLALDKKIDAVVTGPIHKEALNLAGHNFSGHTEIFGYYTKTKNYAMLLVEGNMRVIHVTTHISLRSACDLIKKKRVFEVIKLADEACRKLGIKSPRIGVAGLNPHASDGGLFGWEEQKEIIPAVKAAKKIGINVEGPFAGDTIFPKLKGGSYDIVVAMYHDQGHIPLKLLGFSWNEKKQKWDSVSGVNITVGLPIIRVSVDHGTAFDQAGKGTATEESLLNAISYAAAMAKNSN; translated from the coding sequence ATGGGTGACCCGGCTGGTATTGGTCCTGAAATTACCGTAAAAGCATTTTCACACAAAAGCATTCATAAGATTTGCAAACCAATTGTGATTGGAGATTCATCTGTTTTAGCAAATGCAGTTTCTTTTCTTAAAAGCAAGGTTAAAATCAATTCAATTAAGAGCGTAGATGATGCAAAATTTAGCTTTGGGACTATGAATGTGTATGATTTAAATAACGTGGATGTAAAAAAACTAAAGCTTGGTAAAGTCTCAGCAATGGCGGGTAACGCAGCATTTGAATCTGTAAAGACTGCCATACAATTAGCACTTGATAAAAAAATTGATGCTGTTGTAACTGGTCCAATACACAAGGAAGCGCTTAACTTGGCAGGGCACAATTTTTCGGGTCACACCGAAATTTTTGGCTATTACACAAAAACAAAAAACTATGCAATGCTTCTTGTTGAAGGGAACATGAGAGTAATACATGTTACTACTCATATCTCTTTAAGAAGTGCGTGTGATTTAATCAAAAAGAAAAGAGTATTTGAGGTTATTAAACTTGCAGACGAAGCTTGTCGAAAACTTGGCATTAAATCACCAAGAATAGGAGTAGCTGGTTTAAATCCACATGCAAGTGACGGTGGTTTATTCGGCTGGGAAGAGCAAAAAGAAATAATTCCAGCTGTAAAAGCTGCAAAGAAAATTGGAATTAATGTAGAAGGACCGTTTGCAGGCGACACAATTTTCCCAAAATTAAAAGGTGGTTCGTATGATATAGTGGTTGCAATGTATCACGACCAAGGTCATATTCCATTAAAATTACTTGGATTTAGTTGGAACGAAAAAAAACAGAAATGGGACTCAGTAAGCGGTGTAAACATAACTGTCGGTTTGCCAATCATCAGAGTATCTGTAGATCATGGTACTGCATTTGACCAAGCGGGTAAAGGAACCGCTACTGAAGAAAGTCTGCTTAATGCAATTTCCTATGCTGCAGCTATGGCTAAAAATTCTAATTAA
- a CDS encoding metallophosphoesterase, with product MKSINKISFIVSILFFSFLFSIKVYAQQDKFSFIVISDVHISSDTIRDAKLKQFIGEVNNKIYGNACFIVFTGDNVSSYFADRNKPNDVSNNRSLKFISIVSKLNIPYYIALGNHDYKIDRDKDSDAPFSQHEIDTMEILWENSASLKPFYSFVYDGWKFIILNSMRGRYLNRFFDDVQMKMLKKELSDGKPAFLFFHHPIKTDHFRIWCKPKDLITEEKEPEFFSILREYKNQVKGIFVGHGHMWNDDILFNKVKVYETTTFGEKKPIAGYLIEANQNGEFFIKSFEKEDKQIHWESK from the coding sequence ATGAAATCAATAAATAAAATATCATTCATTGTTAGTATTCTGTTTTTTTCATTCTTGTTCTCAATAAAAGTTTATGCTCAGCAAGACAAGTTTAGCTTTATTGTTATATCAGATGTGCATATAAGCAGCGATACAATTCGTGATGCAAAACTTAAGCAATTTATTGGAGAAGTAAACAATAAAATATATGGTAATGCTTGTTTTATTGTTTTTACAGGTGATAATGTATCAAGCTACTTTGCTGATAGAAATAAACCGAATGATGTATCGAACAATAGGTCATTAAAATTTATTTCAATAGTAAGTAAGCTTAATATTCCATATTACATTGCATTGGGAAATCATGATTACAAAATAGACAGAGATAAAGATTCGGATGCGCCTTTTAGTCAGCATGAAATAGACACAATGGAAATACTATGGGAAAATTCTGCTAGTCTAAAACCGTTTTACTCATTTGTGTATGATGGGTGGAAATTTATTATTCTTAACAGTATGCGGGGAAGATATCTAAATCGTTTTTTTGATGATGTTCAAATGAAAATGCTTAAAAAGGAACTATCAGATGGTAAACCCGCTTTCTTATTTTTTCATCATCCGATTAAAACAGACCACTTCAGGATTTGGTGCAAGCCTAAAGATTTAATTACTGAAGAGAAAGAGCCAGAATTTTTCTCAATTCTTAGGGAATATAAGAATCAAGTTAAAGGAATTTTTGTTGGTCATGGCCACATGTGGAATGATGATATTTTATTTAACAAAGTAAAAGTTTACGAAACCACAACATTTGGAGAAAAAAAGCCTATTGCAGGCTATTTAATTGAAGCAAATCAAAATGGAGAATTTTTTATAAAAAGTTTTGAAAAAGAAGATAAACAAATTCACTGGGAGTCAAAATGA
- a CDS encoding LamG-like jellyroll fold domain-containing protein: MKIPFSKMFLLIIFFVSYQTIISQTIALYTFDEQQGIYPSSVISDISDNDYPLVIGPGGMIVPGKFGNALQPIEQPKAEYPITGNILFGLVPMNPLPGRKTLPLTWYNANFCALMTSGEKHLRSEVGFANVTKTKLNLGNFDWTVEFWFQMAESTNQDGVVFEIGQGPRGDNDNVTKLILKKDLKSFLLINKPTSTSLTIPTNNLLIKDGNWHHLAFVYDSKEHQMKHFIDGKLQTLPPKSIIEALPFGEEAYMSIGRDGLWENPLQGKIDELRFSEGQVYKTNFVPPKSFSPLYNGTYAKESLKKGPPLLFDEKHKNDIPVKLMDRKYLFIDDAIVQSMKNVTFNVNPPCYADRVIDNIKGGFRKHLNVVEDDSGLIRLYTAVENDYLAVWISKDGKNFTAPDLHNGEYDGRKNIVLPEPVGMGMVFIDPNAPTNEKWKYISDYHRRGIYLYTSSDGYNFRRIKTAVLPFRSGSQSNIFYDDQKQEYVSYHRSDLWATSAGETERSEIMTVTNDLYRPWPFKPLTQKQQIEISKTQRTHKLFPWYLDNGPLTPGGFGFEYPRIFKPIDTLDPSGTDIYVPKAVKYEWAPDVYLAFPVMYFHYEGETLPTRLTLADEKRGMGGGVTDMQLEVSRDGINWKRYPRPTYIPIGKYDGDDIKQAYIAVGLIRRGDEIWQYFFGDEKYHSSWEKADRKRAVYRVVQRLDGFVSADSPYDKEGILITKPLVFKGNRLVLNINTSGTGYAQVGFLDENGNPIKGFSVDDCVYINDNAVEHEVEWLNKGKSGSTASRDVSSLEGKVVQLVFRMRGTKLYSMQFIKK; encoded by the coding sequence ATGAAAATTCCTTTTAGTAAAATGTTTTTACTGATAATTTTTTTTGTCTCTTATCAAACAATTATTTCACAGACGATAGCATTATACACTTTTGATGAACAACAAGGTATTTACCCAAGCTCGGTAATAAGTGATATATCAGATAATGATTACCCTTTGGTTATTGGTCCAGGTGGAATGATTGTCCCAGGCAAATTTGGCAATGCACTTCAACCAATCGAGCAGCCTAAAGCAGAATATCCAATTACCGGTAATATTCTTTTTGGCTTAGTGCCAATGAATCCATTGCCGGGCAGAAAAACCCTGCCATTGACATGGTATAATGCAAATTTTTGTGCCTTAATGACAAGCGGTGAAAAACATCTCAGAAGCGAGGTGGGTTTTGCAAATGTTACTAAAACAAAACTAAATCTTGGCAATTTTGATTGGACCGTAGAATTTTGGTTTCAAATGGCAGAAAGTACAAATCAAGATGGTGTAGTGTTTGAGATTGGGCAAGGACCGCGCGGGGATAATGATAACGTAACTAAATTAATTTTAAAAAAAGATCTTAAATCATTTTTGCTGATAAATAAACCAACAAGCACAAGTCTAACTATTCCTACAAATAATTTGTTAATTAAAGACGGCAACTGGCACCATTTAGCTTTTGTTTATGATTCAAAAGAACATCAAATGAAACATTTTATAGATGGTAAATTGCAAACGCTTCCTCCAAAATCAATCATTGAAGCTCTGCCGTTTGGTGAAGAAGCTTATATGAGTATTGGAAGAGATGGATTATGGGAAAATCCACTTCAGGGGAAAATAGATGAGTTAAGATTTTCCGAAGGTCAGGTTTACAAAACTAATTTTGTTCCGCCAAAAAGTTTTTCACCACTTTATAATGGAACGTACGCTAAAGAATCATTAAAAAAAGGACCTCCCTTACTCTTTGACGAAAAACACAAGAATGATATTCCTGTTAAATTGATGGACCGCAAGTATTTATTTATTGATGATGCAATTGTTCAGTCGATGAAAAATGTAACATTTAATGTAAATCCTCCGTGCTACGCAGATAGAGTTATTGATAATATTAAAGGCGGATTTAGAAAACATCTTAATGTTGTGGAGGATGATTCTGGTCTGATAAGATTGTATACCGCAGTAGAAAATGATTACTTGGCAGTTTGGATTTCCAAAGATGGCAAAAACTTTACTGCACCGGATTTGCATAATGGGGAATACGATGGCAGAAAAAATATAGTTTTGCCTGAACCAGTAGGTATGGGGATGGTATTTATTGACCCTAACGCACCAACAAATGAAAAATGGAAATATATAAGTGACTACCATAGAAGAGGGATATATTTATATACTTCATCAGATGGCTACAATTTCAGAAGAATAAAGACTGCTGTTTTGCCTTTTAGATCCGGTTCCCAAAGCAATATTTTTTATGATGATCAAAAGCAAGAATATGTTTCTTACCATCGTTCTGATTTGTGGGCAACATCGGCTGGCGAAACAGAAAGAAGCGAGATAATGACTGTAACTAATGACCTTTATAGACCTTGGCCATTTAAGCCATTAACTCAAAAACAACAAATAGAAATTTCCAAAACACAAAGAACTCACAAGTTATTTCCTTGGTATCTTGATAATGGCCCTTTAACTCCGGGAGGATTTGGTTTTGAGTATCCTCGAATATTTAAACCGATTGATACTTTAGACCCTTCAGGCACTGATATTTATGTACCAAAAGCAGTTAAATATGAATGGGCTCCAGATGTTTATTTAGCTTTCCCGGTTATGTACTTCCATTATGAAGGGGAAACTTTGCCAACAAGATTAACATTGGCTGATGAAAAAAGAGGTATGGGAGGTGGCGTAACAGATATGCAGCTTGAAGTAAGCCGCGACGGTATAAATTGGAAACGCTATCCGCGTCCCACTTACATTCCCATTGGCAAATATGATGGCGATGATATTAAGCAAGCTTATATCGCGGTAGGATTAATTCGTCGTGGCGATGAAATATGGCAGTATTTCTTTGGTGATGAAAAATATCATTCAAGTTGGGAAAAAGCCGATAGAAAGCGTGCCGTTTACCGTGTTGTGCAAAGACTTGATGGTTTTGTTTCAGCAGATAGTCCTTATGATAAAGAAGGAATACTTATTACCAAGCCGCTTGTTTTTAAAGGAAATCGACTTGTATTAAATATTAATACTTCAGGTACAGGATATGCACAAGTTGGCTTTCTTGATGAAAATGGTAACCCTATCAAAGGTTTTTCAGTTGACGATTGTGTTTATATAAATGACAATGCAGTTGAACATGAAGTTGAATGGCTTAATAAGGGGAAGTCGGGATCGACCGCTTCGCGGGACGTTTCTTCACTAGAAGGGAAAGTTGTTCAACTTGTATTTAGGATGAGAGGAACTAAGTTGTATTCAATGCAATTTATCAAGAAATGA
- a CDS encoding four-carbon acid sugar kinase family protein — protein sequence MIAVIADDFTGAAELAGLGLRYGLRVEIDSNGIENSDAELLIIATDTRSMTSEKAYNEVKRITEELIKSNVLWIYKKTDSVLRGHVLTELKAMLEATNKDKVLLVPSNPAYGRLIKNGTYYINNTPVHLTGFADDPEYSLLTSNVLEILGDINGLQAYLVTKKNDAIVNGVAIAEVSSINDLDYWAEKVNQDIIPAGASGFFSSLLKVKGFNQVHTANQKIKFGKKFLFICGSAFSQGRIAVEEAKMKGAKVCEMPDDVFYDRPPKEKHFKEWVKDTINAFKSNSKVIVEINQPVVKKPDFARRLRIEIAKLVEEVIDKVEVDELFIDGGATVYAISKQLNMSKFLPCQEIAPGVIRMKVDNRPNFHLTIKPGSYLWPDEIWKFD from the coding sequence ATGATTGCTGTTATTGCCGATGATTTTACTGGGGCAGCTGAATTAGCAGGATTGGGTCTAAGATATGGTTTAAGAGTGGAAATTGATTCAAACGGAATTGAAAATTCGGATGCTGAGCTTTTGATTATTGCGACTGATACGAGATCAATGACTTCCGAAAAAGCATACAATGAAGTTAAAAGGATTACAGAAGAGTTAATTAAATCTAATGTTTTGTGGATTTACAAAAAAACAGATTCTGTTTTAAGGGGTCATGTATTGACAGAACTCAAAGCAATGTTAGAAGCTACCAATAAGGATAAAGTTTTATTAGTGCCGTCCAATCCTGCTTATGGCCGGCTAATTAAAAATGGTACATATTATATTAATAATACACCTGTGCATTTAACTGGTTTTGCTGACGACCCGGAGTATTCATTATTAACATCTAATGTTCTGGAGATACTTGGTGATATAAATGGTCTACAAGCCTATTTAGTTACAAAAAAAAATGATGCTATCGTAAATGGCGTAGCAATTGCCGAAGTATCTTCCATTAATGATTTGGATTATTGGGCAGAAAAAGTAAATCAAGATATAATTCCAGCAGGTGCATCTGGCTTTTTTTCATCTCTGTTAAAAGTAAAGGGCTTCAATCAAGTTCATACTGCAAATCAAAAAATAAAATTTGGAAAGAAATTTTTGTTTATATGTGGAAGTGCATTTTCTCAGGGACGCATTGCTGTCGAAGAAGCAAAAATGAAAGGTGCTAAAGTATGCGAGATGCCGGATGATGTGTTCTATGATAGACCGCCTAAAGAGAAACATTTTAAAGAATGGGTAAAGGATACTATTAATGCATTTAAAAGTAATTCTAAAGTTATAGTGGAAATAAATCAACCAGTTGTTAAAAAACCTGACTTTGCAAGACGTCTACGCATAGAAATAGCAAAGCTTGTTGAAGAGGTTATTGACAAAGTAGAAGTGGATGAGTTGTTCATTGATGGTGGAGCTACTGTCTATGCTATTTCTAAACAATTAAATATGAGTAAATTTTTGCCGTGTCAAGAAATTGCACCCGGTGTAATTAGGATGAAAGTGGATAACAGACCAAATTTCCATCTTACAATTAAACCTGGTAGTTATCTGTGGCCCGATGAAATTTGGAAGTTCGATTGA
- a CDS encoding dihydrodipicolinate synthase family protein: MLKEKTVSGIAVPMLTPFNENGEVDLHSCKKIIDNFIEKNVHPFLLGTTGEGPSISNNERKKLIDYVGKNYAGKTKIYVSVGSNCVKENIENAKIYSDLGADFIVVLLPGYYQLTTNQIMKYFETLAENSPRPILLYNIPQTTHHSIPLDVVEKLSHHPNIVGLKDSERDIERFDKAIEMFKDRKDFSHMVGWGAKSFYSLSKGSDGLVPSTGNFAPGMFKEMYDSVRRGDLKNAERLQLETDELAKVYQKDRTLGQSLAAAKIIMKFFDLCEPHMLFPLTRLTDEEEKIIIKNIEQLKERIRIY, from the coding sequence ATGCTAAAAGAAAAAACAGTTTCTGGAATAGCAGTACCAATGCTTACACCCTTTAACGAAAATGGAGAAGTAGATTTACACTCGTGCAAAAAAATAATCGATAACTTTATTGAAAAGAATGTTCATCCGTTTTTACTTGGAACTACTGGAGAAGGACCTTCCATTAGCAATAATGAACGAAAAAAATTAATTGATTATGTAGGAAAAAATTACGCTGGTAAAACGAAAATTTACGTGAGCGTAGGGAGTAATTGCGTCAAAGAAAATATTGAAAACGCTAAGATATATTCAGATTTAGGAGCTGATTTCATTGTAGTCTTGCTACCGGGTTATTATCAGCTTACAACCAACCAAATTATGAAATATTTTGAAACTCTTGCAGAAAATTCGCCAAGGCCAATTCTACTTTATAATATTCCTCAGACTACACACCATTCAATACCTTTAGATGTTGTAGAAAAATTGAGCCACCATCCAAATATTGTGGGACTTAAAGATTCGGAGCGGGACATTGAACGGTTTGACAAAGCTATTGAGATGTTTAAAGACAGAAAAGATTTTTCTCACATGGTTGGTTGGGGTGCAAAAAGTTTTTACTCGTTATCAAAAGGTTCGGATGGTTTAGTACCAAGTACGGGGAACTTTGCCCCTGGCATGTTTAAAGAAATGTATGATTCGGTGAGAAGGGGGGACTTAAAAAACGCAGAAAGATTACAACTTGAAACTGATGAATTAGCAAAAGTATATCAAAAAGATAGAACACTCGGCCAGTCTTTAGCTGCTGCAAAAATTATTATGAAATTTTTTGATTTATGTGAACCTCACATGCTTTTTCCATTAACAAGATTGACAGACGAAGAAGAGAAAATAATTATTAAAAACATTGAACAGCTAAAAGAAAGAATAAGGATTTACTAA
- a CDS encoding iron-containing alcohol dehydrogenase, with protein MRTITLNYPHKLVFGNDSINNFVEDFLSTGHKNLFLVTATPILPLIRPAIDELRRNHITLVIEDGILAEPTINSFIETFKKAESSMADSVVGIGGGSVLDVAKLIAALLNNTQSIYDILGIGKLNYRKTFLACLPTTSGTGSEVSPNAILLDESDQLKKAAISPYLLSDAVYIDPKLTITVPPRITAATGMDALTHCIEAYANKFSHPIVDLYALEGIRLISKFLKRAVDNGNDLEARENLSLASMYGGLCLGPVNTAAVHALSYPLGGEFHIAHGLSNALLLPYVIQFNLDAAPEKYASIAIAMGASEKETKIKTAAQTVDLLKKLCEDIGIPTRLSELNIGEESVDKIAQMGMTVTRLLKNNVKEITLEDAKEIIRSAL; from the coding sequence ATGAGAACAATTACTTTGAATTACCCCCATAAATTAGTTTTTGGAAATGATTCGATAAACAACTTTGTTGAAGATTTTCTAAGTACTGGCCACAAAAATTTGTTTTTAGTAACTGCAACACCAATTCTGCCATTAATTAGACCGGCAATTGATGAACTGCGTAGGAATCATATAACTTTAGTTATTGAAGACGGAATTCTTGCCGAGCCTACAATTAATTCGTTTATAGAAACGTTTAAGAAAGCCGAAAGTTCAATGGCAGATAGTGTTGTTGGAATTGGTGGTGGAAGTGTTCTTGATGTTGCTAAATTAATAGCTGCTTTGTTAAACAACACTCAATCAATTTACGATATTCTTGGTATAGGAAAATTAAATTACAGAAAGACCTTTTTGGCTTGCTTGCCTACTACTTCTGGCACTGGAAGTGAAGTTTCCCCAAATGCAATTCTGCTTGACGAAAGTGACCAATTAAAAAAAGCAGCAATTAGTCCATACCTACTGTCTGATGCAGTTTACATCGATCCTAAACTTACAATTACAGTTCCTCCAAGAATTACAGCAGCAACTGGCATGGATGCATTAACACATTGCATCGAAGCTTATGCAAATAAATTTTCACATCCAATTGTAGACTTGTATGCTTTAGAGGGGATAAGATTAATATCAAAATTTTTAAAGCGAGCAGTTGATAATGGAAATGATTTGGAAGCAAGAGAAAATCTTTCTTTAGCAAGTATGTATGGTGGTTTGTGTTTAGGACCTGTAAACACTGCAGCAGTTCATGCACTTTCATATCCACTTGGTGGTGAATTTCATATTGCTCATGGTTTGTCAAATGCACTTCTTCTACCTTATGTTATTCAATTTAACCTTGATGCAGCACCTGAGAAATATGCTTCAATTGCAATTGCAATGGGTGCAAGTGAGAAGGAAACCAAAATTAAAACTGCTGCACAAACCGTAGATCTTTTGAAAAAATTATGTGAAGATATTGGAATACCCACGCGGTTATCTGAGTTAAATATTGGTGAAGAGTCAGTAGATAAAATTGCACAAATGGGTATGACAGTTACACGTCTTCTTAAAAATAATGTTAAAGAAATTACACTTGAAGATGCGAAGGAAATTATAAGATCAGCTTTATAA
- a CDS encoding GntP family permease, with protein MILVFLVIVIFFITISISKGKIHPFLVLLLAGLVMGYAAGLGTNEVIKRITDGFGSTLSSIGIVIASGTIIGTFLEKSGGAQSVAEFVLKKIGEKKSILAMSITGFIVSIPVFCDSGFVILSPLTKALSKKTGASLVTLSIALATGLYATHVFVPPTPGPLAAAATLGADIGLVLILGLIVAVPTTAAGYFWAKYFCRKYHIDLENKLTEEKKILPKASSAFAPLLVPIIFISLKSIADYPTHPFGQNFLKEFIDFFGHPVVALLIGVVLSFFLKDKKIKESNFSWVSIGLKEAGTIILITGAGGAFGNVLRAANLGDTVSSSLSNWPIGIFFPFLIAAVLKSAQGSSTVALITTAAIMVPLLNMLGLASPIAKALVVLAIGAGSMTVSHLNDSYFWVVSQFSNMDTSIALKTHTTATLLQGITGIIFIFFLKLIFV; from the coding sequence ATGATTTTGGTTTTCCTTGTCATTGTAATTTTTTTTATAACTATAAGCATTTCTAAGGGTAAAATTCACCCATTTCTAGTTTTGTTACTTGCTGGATTAGTTATGGGTTATGCAGCTGGTTTAGGTACAAATGAAGTGATAAAAAGAATTACTGATGGTTTCGGTTCTACATTATCGAGCATAGGGATTGTTATTGCTTCTGGAACGATTATTGGAACTTTTTTGGAAAAGAGCGGCGGTGCGCAATCAGTAGCTGAGTTTGTCTTAAAAAAGATAGGTGAAAAAAAGTCTATTTTGGCAATGAGCATTACAGGTTTCATTGTGTCTATTCCAGTCTTCTGCGATTCGGGATTTGTAATCCTTTCACCTTTAACCAAAGCGTTAAGTAAAAAAACTGGAGCGTCACTCGTTACATTATCGATTGCTTTAGCAACTGGACTTTATGCCACACATGTTTTTGTACCACCTACACCAGGACCTTTAGCTGCTGCGGCTACTTTAGGTGCGGACATTGGTTTGGTTTTAATCTTGGGTTTGATAGTTGCTGTTCCTACTACAGCAGCCGGATATTTTTGGGCAAAATATTTTTGTCGGAAATATCACATAGATCTTGAAAATAAATTAACAGAAGAGAAGAAAATTTTACCAAAGGCAAGTTCAGCTTTTGCTCCTCTATTAGTTCCAATTATTTTTATTTCTCTGAAGTCAATAGCGGATTATCCCACTCACCCTTTTGGACAAAATTTTTTAAAGGAATTTATAGATTTCTTTGGTCATCCAGTTGTTGCATTATTAATTGGCGTGGTGTTGTCTTTTTTCTTAAAAGATAAGAAAATAAAAGAAAGTAATTTTAGCTGGGTTTCAATTGGATTGAAAGAAGCTGGAACGATTATTTTGATAACCGGAGCTGGCGGTGCATTTGGCAATGTTCTGCGTGCTGCTAATTTGGGAGATACAGTTTCCAGTAGCTTATCGAATTGGCCAATTGGCATTTTTTTCCCATTTTTAATCGCTGCTGTACTTAAATCTGCTCAAGGCTCATCGACTGTTGCTTTGATTACAACTGCTGCGATTATGGTTCCTTTATTAAACATGTTAGGACTTGCCTCGCCGATTGCAAAAGCTCTTGTTGTGCTTGCAATAGGCGCTGGTTCAATGACAGTTTCTCATTTGAACGATAGTTATTTCTGGGTAGTATCTCAATTTTCAAATATGGATACATCAATAGCGTTGAAAACACATACTACAGCAACTCTCTTACAGGGAATAACTGGAATAATATTTATCTTTTTTCTGAAATTAATTTTTGTTTGA
- a CDS encoding sodium:solute symporter, protein MNNHTLHYLDYIVIVITLFIALFYGKYFSKKQTSTDAYYAGGRNLPPWAVGISILATLISSITFLAYPGEGFKSNWILLVQAIMVVVVLSGLVWFVVPLYRKVIGISAYEYFEKRFGPFARFYSSAAFTLTHFSKMGSVFFLLALALSSMTGVNTYLIIWVVGFVIIYIALKGGMEAIVWLDVLQGFMLIGGGLISIIIILFSVNGGPAAIINYAVEHDKIGFGPYDWDLTKLTFIVMVFNGIFYGIQKYGTDQTIVQRYLTTKTEKGAIKAALTGVFLSLPVWALFMFIGTALYSYYNLSGETLPANINPDAVFPYFIMTRLPPGVTGLVLSALLAAAISSLDADLNCLSAIAVDDYYARFKPQSSDSQRLRFGRIIILISGIAALLIASLYVFTGSEGVLGIVFGLYAIFSGGIAGIFLLGIFSRHANKHGLYTAIVVCILFTAYAVLTSTKINGSRVLDLGEWNFRHHSYMLGVYTHLIIIVVGYFASFFFKSDVPHSDLTIYAWWEKMRNNRKQ, encoded by the coding sequence ATGAATAATCATACTTTGCACTACCTCGACTATATAGTGATTGTTATAACTTTGTTTATAGCACTTTTTTACGGCAAATATTTTTCAAAAAAACAGACAAGCACCGACGCATATTATGCGGGCGGCAGAAATTTACCACCTTGGGCTGTTGGCATTTCTATACTTGCTACATTAATCAGCAGCATTACCTTTTTAGCTTATCCAGGAGAGGGATTTAAATCCAATTGGATTTTACTTGTACAAGCAATTATGGTGGTTGTTGTTCTATCTGGCTTGGTTTGGTTTGTAGTGCCTCTTTACCGTAAGGTTATAGGAATAAGTGCGTATGAATATTTTGAAAAGAGATTTGGTCCTTTTGCAAGATTTTACAGCTCTGCTGCTTTTACCCTTACTCACTTTAGTAAAATGGGTAGTGTCTTTTTCTTACTGGCCTTAGCTCTTAGTAGTATGACAGGCGTTAACACTTATTTAATAATATGGGTAGTTGGTTTTGTAATAATTTATATTGCTTTGAAAGGAGGTATGGAAGCTATTGTATGGCTGGATGTTCTGCAAGGTTTTATGCTTATTGGCGGCGGCCTAATCAGTATTATAATAATTCTTTTTAGTGTTAATGGCGGACCTGCAGCAATTATTAATTATGCCGTTGAACATGATAAGATTGGTTTTGGTCCTTATGACTGGGACTTGACCAAACTGACTTTTATTGTAATGGTTTTTAATGGAATTTTTTATGGCATCCAAAAATATGGTACCGATCAAACAATTGTACAGCGATATTTAACAACAAAAACTGAGAAAGGCGCAATTAAAGCAGCTTTAACCGGCGTCTTTTTGAGTTTGCCAGTCTGGGCTTTGTTTATGTTTATTGGAACTGCACTTTATTCCTATTATAATTTATCTGGTGAGACACTTCCAGCTAACATTAACCCCGATGCGGTGTTTCCGTATTTTATTATGACTAGGCTTCCTCCTGGAGTTACGGGGCTTGTTTTATCAGCACTTTTGGCCGCTGCTATATCAAGTCTCGATGCAGATTTGAATTGTTTATCAGCAATAGCTGTCGATGATTATTACGCGCGTTTCAAACCTCAAAGTTCTGATTCACAGAGATTAAGATTCGGTAGAATAATTATTTTAATTTCTGGCATCGCTGCACTTTTAATTGCTTCGCTTTATGTTTTTACAGGAAGCGAAGGCGTTTTAGGTATTGTCTTCGGTCTTTATGCTATTTTTTCCGGTGGTATTGCAGGTATCTTTTTACTTGGAATATTTAGCAGACATGCTAATAAGCATGGACTTTATACTGCGATTGTAGTTTGTATATTGTTTACGGCTTATGCTGTATTGACATCGACAAAAATAAACGGTAGCAGAGTTTTAGATTTAGGTGAGTGGAATTTTAGACATCATAGCTATATGCTGGGCGTTTATACTCACTTAATTATAATTGTTGTTGGGTACTTTGCAAGCTTTTTCTTTAAATCTGATGTACCACATAGTGACTTAACAATTTATGCTTGGTGGGAAAAAATGCGTAATAATCGAAAGCAATAA